The Cannabis sativa cultivar Pink pepper isolate KNU-18-1 chromosome 8, ASM2916894v1, whole genome shotgun sequence genomic interval tctttttaactgttttcacagcttgaacagccttcttgctattcttccaattcttcttgttgttgggtttggaagtagaggcaatGTTTGCCTCAGCCTTAGCTGCCCCATTAGCATTGCTAGAACTAGGAGCTTTAGATCCTCCTTTATGTGGTCcttcaatcaaattttcaaatgttTGAAGGTTGTTGATTAGCTCGTGAAAGTCAAGCTCcaacttgttcatgacataGTTTGAAGTGAAGGGCAGAAAGGCTGGAGTCAGAATGTTTAAGATCAAGCTCACTTGAGTTGTTTGATCTATAACAGCTCCATGATTCTCAGCTTCCTGGAA includes:
- the LOC133030543 gene encoding uncharacterized protein LOC133030543; translation: MLDTLKTRFANTLTAAEIMNQLTELFGMASIQARFEATKNFINARMKPHQSVHDHLLQMTSYFQEAENHGAVIDQTTQVSLILNILTPAFLPFTSNYVMNKLELDFHELINNLQTFENLIEGPHKGGSKAPSSSNANGAAKAELQLLELGLLS